Below is a window of Saccharomonospora viridis DSM 43017 DNA.
GCTCACCCCCGCCCTCATCTACGTGCTGGTCAACCTCGGCGATTCAACGGCGCTGCGGGGCTGGGCCATCCCCACCGCCACCGACATCGCGTTCGCCGTCGCCGTCCTCGCGGTGCTCGGCCGCTTCCTGCCCTCGGCGCTGCGGATGTTCCTGCTGACGTTGGCCGTGGTCGACGACCTCATCGCCATCTGCATCATCGCGCTGTTCTACACCGAGGAGCTCTCCTTCGTCCCGCTGGTGTTGGCTCTGGTGCCGCTGGGGTTGTTCACCCTGTTGGTGCAGCGGCGGGTGCGGGCGTGGTGGCTGCTCGTCCCCCTGGCGCTGGCCACCTGGGGACTGATCCACGCGTCGGGCATCCACGCCACGGTCGCCGGTGTCCTGCTGGGCTTCGCCGTGCCCGCGATGCGGCGGGAGGGTGAGGAGACCTCGCTGGCCGAGCGGTTCGAACACCGTGTCCAACCCCTCTCGGCGGGTGTGGCCGTGCCTGTCTTCGCCTTGTTCGCGGCAGGGGTGACCTTCGGCGGCCTCGGCGGTCTGGTGGACGCGTTGGGCGATCCCGTGGCCCTGGGCGTCATGGCCGGTCTGTTGCTCGGTAAGACCGTCGGCATCTGCGGGACCACGTTCCTGATGACCCGATTCACCAAGGCTGAACTGGACGACGGTGTGGCGTGGCCGGACATGCTCGGTCTTTCCATGCTCGCCGGTATCGGGTTCACCGTGTCGTTGCTCGTGGGTGAGCTGTCGTTCGGTGCGGCGGGTGAACGGGGCGAACTCGTGAAGATCGCCGTGTTGTGCGGGTCGCTGTTGTCCGCACTGCTCGCGGCGGTGGTGTTACGCATGCGTAATCGGGTCTATCGCAGACGTCACGAACTGGAGGCCCGAAAGGGGGCTTCGTGGATCCCCGAGGCCCAGCCGAGCGAGCATTCCGGTGAGGATCGTCTCGGCTGACCGTTCGGTCCGCTCCCCTGTGGTGGACCCGCACCACGGGGGAATGCGGTCCGTGGCCTAGACTCGTGCACCCGGTCCCTGCTTGACCCGCGGTCGTTCGGACCGGTTTCCCAAGTACCAACACTGTCCCGGCTAGGAGATAACGTTGAAGAGCACCGTCGAGCAGCTGAGCCCGACGCGCGTGAAGATCAATGTCGAGGTGCCGTTCGACGAGCTCA
It encodes the following:
- the nhaA gene encoding Na+/H+ antiporter NhaA, translated to MSTAPPTKAKLFSRSAWRERNRLADLLRQETVGGMLLLIGAVVALVWANSPWSETYTAVSEFTFGPEALHLNLSVAQWASDGLLVLFFFAVGLELKHEFVAGELRDPRKAALPIVAAFGGVLTPALIYVLVNLGDSTALRGWAIPTATDIAFAVAVLAVLGRFLPSALRMFLLTLAVVDDLIAICIIALFYTEELSFVPLVLALVPLGLFTLLVQRRVRAWWLLVPLALATWGLIHASGIHATVAGVLLGFAVPAMRREGEETSLAERFEHRVQPLSAGVAVPVFALFAAGVTFGGLGGLVDALGDPVALGVMAGLLLGKTVGICGTTFLMTRFTKAELDDGVAWPDMLGLSMLAGIGFTVSLLVGELSFGAAGERGELVKIAVLCGSLLSALLAAVVLRMRNRVYRRRHELEARKGASWIPEAQPSEHSGEDRLG